One Brassica napus cultivar Da-Ae chromosome C4, Da-Ae, whole genome shotgun sequence genomic region harbors:
- the LOC111197793 gene encoding putative GATA transcription factor 13, whose translation MNNGGSWLPEEELKGLSENFFDDLINHTDLLLEEDMETGNDDDEGDWDAKFENLVPPPLDVLSSEFTHGLRKPVPTLRQSSSSEVSSTIDNSLHDVKVSTLFQSSSALSVLANGSVSFPLKGTRSNLRKRPTPPTFRSLKSFASEMVQQFAPDDPDSETYLPFAKKKRQRKNKDQSSVSDSPQQFNADGTIRMCTHCETTKTPQWREGPCGPKTLCNACGVRFRSGRLLPEYRPSSSPSFIPSLHSNSHRKIIEMRRKYQDLQPG comes from the exons ATGAATAACGGCGGTTCGTGGTTACCTGAAGAGGAGTTAAAGGGTTTATCGGAAAACTTCTTTGATGATCTCATTAATCATACTGATTTGCTTCTTGAAGAGGACATGGAAACGggcaatgatgatgatgagggaGATTGGGATGCCAAGTTTGAAAATCTCGTGCCTCCGCCATTGGATGTCTTGTCCTCTGAGTTCACTCACGGCCTGAGGAAGCCCGTGCCCACTTTG AGGCAATCGAGTTCTTCAGAAGTCTCTTCCACCATCGATAACTCCCTTCATGATGTCAAAGTCTCTACGCTATTCCAGTCTTCAAGCGCACTCTCAGTCCTCGCCAATGGTTCCGTCTCGTTCCCCTTGAAAGGCACCAGAAGCAACCTGCGCAAACGCCCCACACCGCCCACATTCAGATCCCTCAAGTCATTTGCATCAGAGATGGTTCAGCAGTTTGCCCCTGATGATCCTGACTCAGAAACTTACCTCCCTTTTGCCAAGAAGAAACGCCAGAGGAAGAACAAGGACCAGTCATCAGTCTCTGACAGTCCACAACAGTTCAACGCAGATGGAACAATCCGCATGTGCACTCATTGCGAGACAACCAAGACACCACAGTGGAGGGAAGGTCCATGTGGGCCTAAAACGCTATGCAATGCCTGTGGAGTCCGGTTCAGGTCAGGCCGTCTTCTTCCGGAGTACCGTCCATCGTCAAGCCCGTCATTCATCCCAAGCCTGCATTCCAATTCTCACAGGAAGATCATAGAGATGAGAAGGAAATATCAAGACTTGCAACCGGGATGA
- the LOC106448723 gene encoding receptor-like protein 54 yields MFHGPIYSPQHPLSFPELRMFDISRNNFTGSLPHDYFVNWSTPLLSTPQKVSQPLYMGDPFMYDYYPSMYLRNKGINMELEKIFLAYTSIDVSKNKLGGQIPESIGLLKSLIVLNLSNNDFTGHIPSSWANLTSLQSLDLSRNQLSGNIPKELATLSFLAYINVSHNKLTGQIPQSTQLGGQPKSSFEGNLNLCGRPLLESCFQDKVPSTPEAQEPEPSKQEQVFNWKAAAMGYGPGVLFGLAIGQVLYSYKPVLFFKLFRL; encoded by the coding sequence ATGTTCCATGGTCCAATCTATTCCCCTCAACATCCTCTGTCATTTCCGGAACTGCGAATGTTTGACATATCGCGTAACAATTTCACCGGAAGCCTACCACATGATTACTTTGTCAACTGGAGTACACCCTTGCTGAGTACTCCTCAAAAGGTAAGCCAGCCATTGTACATGGGAGATCCTTTCATGTATGATTATTACCCTTCCATGTATTTGAGAAACAAAGGAATAAACATGGAGCTGGAAAAGATCTTTCTGGCCTACACATCAATAGATGTCTCTAAAAACAAACTGGGAGGACAGATTCCAGAATCCATAGGCCTTTTGAAGTCGCTTATTGTGCTCAACCTATCCAACAATGATTTCACTGGTCATATTCCTTCCTCTTGGGCTAATCTCACGAGCCTCCAGTCATTAGACCTATCTCGGAACCAACTTTCTGGAAATATCCCCAAGGAGCTAGCAACCTTATCGTTCTTGGCGTACATTAACGTTTCACATAACAAACTCACGGGCCAGATACCACAGAGCACACAGTTGGGAGGACAGCCTAAATCCTCTTTTGAAGGGAATCTCAATCTCTGTGGGCGTCCTCTTCTAGAGAGTTGCTTCCAGGACAAGGTACCATCAACACCTGAGGCACAAGAGCCGGAACCTTCAAAGCAAGAACAAGTGTTCAACTGGAAAGCAGCGGCAATGGGATATGGGCCCGGAGTCTTGTTTGGCCTGGCGATTGGACAAGTCCTTTATTCGTATAAACCCGTGTTGTTCTTCAAGTTGTTTCGCCTTTGA